Proteins found in one Lycium ferocissimum isolate CSIRO_LF1 chromosome 6, AGI_CSIRO_Lferr_CH_V1, whole genome shotgun sequence genomic segment:
- the LOC132060503 gene encoding putative F-box protein PP2-B12 → MEKEKGEEDKRSCSSSTCLWMLPEGCIAEILSLTSPRDVCRLSLVSPSLQSAADSDSVWEKFLPSDYQSIIAGSPTPIPDFRSLKDLYVYLSHHPILIDEGRKSFSLEKSTGKKCYFLGARYLTIAWGDTPEYWEWTSLPESRFLEVAQLKIVWWLEIWGTIRAGILSPMTSYAANLVYKFEDDYGFDTRQMEVSVGISGVQSENVRVAYLHPDPQFLPEFVYDELSFTPGSYNFFTQMESNWHWPEDSDSSDTPLPKLRDDGWFELELGEFFTGNEDDFIELRMQDVMTGCRKKGLIVEGIEIRPRIA, encoded by the exons ATGGAGAAAGAGAAAGGTGAAGAAGATAAGAGGAGTTGTAGTAGTAGTACTTGTCTGTGGATGCTACCGGAGGGATGTATCGCTGAGATTTTGTCCTTAACGAGCCCGAGGGACGTTTGCCGCCTTTCCTTAGTCTCTCCATCTCTCCAATCCGCTGCTGATTCTGACTCTGTCTGGGAAAAATTCCTGCCGTCGGATTATCAGTCCATCATTGCCGGATCACCGACTCCGATCCCCGATTTTCGATCACTCAAGGATCTATATGTTTATCTCTCCCATCATCCCATCTTAATTGATGAAGGTCGCAAG AGTTTTTCACTTGAAAAATCGACTGGAAAGAAATGCTACTTCTTAGGTGCAAGGTATCTTACTATTGCATGGGGTGATACACCAGAATACTGGGAATGGACATCACTACCAGAGTCCAG GTTTCTAGAAGTGGCTCAGCTCAAAATTGTATGGTGGCTTGAAATTTGGGGCACAATAAGAGCTGGGATTCTGTCACCAATGACTTCCTACGCAGCTAACTTAGTTTACAAGTTTGAAGATGATTATGGGTTTGATACTCGACAAATGGAGGTTTCAGTTGGAATTTCTGGTGTTCAATCCGAAAATGTGCGGGTTGCTTATTTGCATCCGGATCCTCAATTTCTACCAGAGTTTGTATACGACGAGTTATCTTTTACTCCGGGCTCCTATAACTTCTTCACACAGATGGAGTCTAATTGGCATTGGCCTGAAGATAGTGATTCGAGCGATACACCACTTCCTAAACTTAGAGATGATGGCTGGTTTGAATTAGAATTGGGTGAGTTTTTTACTGGAAATGAAGATGATTTCATAGAGTTAAGGATGCAAGATGTGATGACTGGTTGTCGAAAGAAAGGCCTGATTGTTGAAGGAATTGAGATAAGGCCAAGAATTGCTTAA